The following proteins are encoded in a genomic region of Streptomyces collinus Tu 365:
- a CDS encoding sensor histidine kinase has protein sequence MTEDSKAPTTKHVPVGWPPRNRREMTVKVLWIGVWLVFLKSPIEDLVGGAHGTLATAAGTAGLAAFVGSYLALVFRNMGRPFTPRFVISLLTVLGVLAPLLSYTLGGAWLGLFVYLSVACGATLPPRAAYWAIPGCALVLYLVGLHSDIRTARDLLLLNLLIGFAMTGVGHLVRTTIELRRARATVAQLAANEERLRLARDLHDLLGHSLSLITLKSELAGRMLPDHPDKAARQVADIEQVSRQALVDVREAVTGYRRPRLAAELAGAQVALTAAGVLAEVPADPDLTGIAEEAESTLAWTLREAVTNVVRHSGADRCLVQLLRRQTLDGPVLELTVEDNGSGGSGKGPGNGLTGLTERLEKVGGALEAGRIRHGFRLLARVPAPPVVAVVSGA, from the coding sequence ATGACGGAAGACAGCAAGGCGCCCACCACGAAGCACGTACCCGTGGGCTGGCCGCCCCGCAACCGGCGCGAGATGACGGTCAAGGTGCTGTGGATAGGCGTCTGGCTGGTCTTCCTCAAGTCGCCGATCGAGGACCTCGTCGGCGGCGCCCACGGCACCCTGGCCACCGCCGCGGGGACGGCCGGCCTCGCCGCCTTCGTCGGCAGCTACCTGGCGCTGGTCTTCCGCAACATGGGCCGGCCCTTCACGCCGAGGTTCGTGATCAGCCTGCTCACGGTCCTCGGCGTCCTGGCACCCCTGCTGTCCTACACCCTCGGCGGCGCCTGGCTCGGCCTGTTCGTCTATCTCTCGGTGGCCTGCGGGGCGACGCTGCCGCCCCGGGCGGCCTACTGGGCCATCCCGGGCTGCGCTCTCGTGCTGTACCTGGTCGGGTTGCACTCCGACATCCGCACGGCGCGTGACCTCCTCCTGCTCAACCTGCTCATCGGCTTCGCGATGACCGGCGTGGGCCACCTGGTGCGCACCACGATCGAGCTGCGCCGGGCCCGGGCCACCGTCGCCCAGCTCGCCGCCAACGAGGAGCGGCTGCGGCTCGCCCGTGACCTGCACGACCTGCTCGGCCACTCGCTGTCCCTGATCACGCTCAAGAGCGAGCTGGCCGGCCGGATGCTGCCCGACCACCCCGACAAGGCGGCCCGGCAGGTCGCCGACATCGAACAGGTCAGCCGGCAGGCCCTGGTCGACGTCCGGGAGGCCGTCACCGGCTACCGCCGCCCCCGCCTCGCCGCCGAGCTCGCCGGCGCCCAGGTCGCGCTGACCGCCGCCGGGGTGCTGGCCGAGGTCCCCGCCGACCCCGACCTCACCGGCATCGCCGAGGAGGCCGAGTCCACCCTCGCCTGGACGCTGCGCGAGGCGGTCACGAACGTGGTCCGGCACAGCGGCGCCGACCGCTGCCTGGTACAGCTCCTGCGCCGCCAGACCCTGGACGGCCCGGTCCTCGAACTCACCGTCGAGGACAACGGATCCGGCGGTTCCGGCAAGGGCCCGGGCAACGGCCTGACCGGCCTGACCGAACGGCTGGAGAAGGTGGGCGGCGCCCTGGAGGCGGGCCGGATCAGGCACGGCTTCCGGTTGCTCGCCCGGGTCCCCGCGCCCCCCGTGGTGGCCGTAGTATCCGGGGCATGA